The Bacillota bacterium genome contains the following window.
TACAAGCCCGTCAGGGGAAGCTGAACCTGGCGGCCGGGGGAGGTGGCCGCTACGGACGGGTCATTGAAATATGACAGTACTACCAGAGAATTCTCCAGCATAAATATTTATCAGGCGACCAAATCATTGCCAATATCCACCAGTGCTGGAGAGATGAGATATGTATGGTCGGGTTCATCAGGCTCTTGGCAAATACCTACGGAATAACCTGCTGTTATATGCTTTAATCATCCTTTTTTTTATCACCGGGATCGTCTTTGGTGCCTTGGGAGTTAGAACTTTAAACGTCAAACAGGAATTGGAGTTGGTCACCTACGTTGATCGGTTTTTGTTTACCATTGATCCGGCCAGCCTCAGCAGTCAGTTGATCGCCCAGCACGCGATCACTAATAACCTTAAACTGATTTTGACAATCTGGTTTTTAGGTTTGACGGTGATTGGCATTCCGATAATTATTGGCCTGGTTTTTACGCGGGGCTTTGTGCTCGGGTTCACGGTCGGCTTCCTGGTGTACCAAAAGATGTGGTCGGGAGTCGTGCTTACCTTAACGGCTATCTTGCCCCAAAACCTGTTAAACATCCCGACACTGGTGGTGGCTGGCGTCACGGCGGTGTCTTTTTCTACCTATTTAGTAAGGGGTCGCTTCCAACC
Protein-coding sequences here:
- the spoIIM gene encoding stage II sporulation protein M; protein product: MYGRVHQALGKYLRNNLLLYALIILFFITGIVFGALGVRTLNVKQELELVTYVDRFLFTIDPASLSSQLIAQHAITNNLKLILTIWFLGLTVIGIPIIIGLVFTRGFVLGFTVGFLVYQKMWSGVVLTLTAILPQNLLNIPTLVVAGVTAVSFSTYLVRGRFQPGAAALWGQFINYSLLMLMLCLVAGLAGIIEAYISPLAIKLVTVYFP